The sequence GGCGGGCCCGGGCCCTGCGGGAGGCATCGCAAGAAGGGGGGGAGCGGTGACCGACCGGGAGTTCCTGGCAAAGCTCGCCGAGCTGCGGGCTGCAAAGGTGGCCGTGTGCCTGGCCACGATCGTCGACGCTGCCGGCTCCACCCCCCGGGAGGTGGGCGCCAAGATGCTCGTGTGCGCCGACGGAACGACCTACGGCTCCGTTGGGGGCGGCTGCGGGGAGCGAAACGTCAAGACCGCGGCGCTGCGCTGCCTGCTCGCCACCCGCGCCCCGGAGTTGGTGGAAGTGGACCTCACCGACGACCTGGGCACCCGCGGCGGCGACGTCTGCGGCGGGACGATGCGCATCTTCGTGGAGCCTTACTGACTCCGCGGGAAATCGGAGAAGGTACCGTCTTTTCATCGGGAGCCTCGGGAGGAGCGAGATGACGACAACCGACGACTGAGCGCCGATGCCGGAACCTCGCCCCGCAGCCGGCTCCGAAATCCCCGACGGCCCCCTGGGCATGGCGGGGAGCATCGTGGCCTTCTCCCGGCTCCTCAAGGACGCCGGGCTGCCCACCCACCCCCGGGCGGTGGCCGACGCCTGCCGCTCGGTGGCCGCCCTGGACCTGGGCGACCGCCGGCAGGTGTATTGGGCCCTTCGCGCCAACC comes from Thermodesulfobacteriota bacterium and encodes:
- a CDS encoding XdhC family protein; translation: MTDREFLAKLAELRAAKVAVCLATIVDAAGSTPREVGAKMLVCADGTTYGSVGGGCGERNVKTAALRCLLATRAPELVEVDLTDDLGTRGGDVCGGTMRIFVEPY